The Drosophila bipectinata strain 14024-0381.07 chromosome 2L, DbipHiC1v2, whole genome shotgun sequence genome has a segment encoding these proteins:
- the amos gene encoding basic helix-loop-helix transcription factor amos: MLTNNETMEQFYYHEDAAVLPQFLDNIQGNDAFQQLEQLIYQQDFTCNADSLSEGTSSCSMEQLYYDTPAVLELEHMLSAQEQQQTFSNSLGKSQARSTKYWNKQHRSKPYDKLSISSASSSSSSSSSGCGDNVLRKRRLAANARERRRMNSLNDAFDKLRDVVPSLGHDRRLSKYETLQMAQAYIGDLVTLLSRDY; encoded by the coding sequence ATGTTGACCAACAACGAAACGATGGAGCAATTCTACTACCACGAAGATGCCGCAGTTCTGCCACAATTCCTGGACAACATTCAGGGCAACGATGCCTTTCAGCAACTGGAGCAGCTAATATACCAACAGGACTTTACCTGCAACGCCGACAGCCTctccgagggcaccagcagctgCTCCATGGAGCAGTTGTACTACGACACGCCGGCTGTCCTGGAACTGGAGCACATGCTGAGCGCCCAGGAGCAGCAACAGACCTTCTCCAACTCCCTGGGAAAGAGCCAGGCCAGAAGCACGAAATACTGGAACAAGCAACACCGCAGCAAACCCTACGACAAGCTATCCATCTCCTCCGCCTCCTCATCGTCCTCCAGCTCGAGCTCCGGATGCGGCGACAACGTCCTGCGAAAGCGTCGTCTGGCGGCCAACGCCCGGGAGAGAAGGCGAATGAACAGCCTGAACGACGCCTTCGACAAGCTGCGGGATGTGGTGCCGTCTCTGGGCCACGACCGGCGGCTTTCCAAGTACGAGACCCTGCAAATGGCACAGGCCTACATCGGCGACCTGGTCACCCTGCTCTCCAGAGACTACTGA
- the LOC108123719 gene encoding uncharacterized protein isoform X1 — translation MTETFDEELFETRLEALKDTQDGIQQMSNWCLQHRSNHKKIIQCWLNVFKRVRVDHRLVLFYLANDVIQYSKRKRYEFVECWATALQRATTMVRDERVKDKILRIFKIWEQREIYNEEYLSDLSGLLNIAPPKKSQVDVSDEFQNATLIAQVRECVELAEATDKSMKKLPKPPTFEIEVIKQQLKDKSHSGDIEKEVERCVAFINAYNKNLQNEIKSRKAVLASLEAAKKFYEHQGKEVKVVASAYKSFGTRIKIVKRKLDETIPTLASPIPSPDINAPSPERDADLQLPEENNSSLGMSLFGGGLNGFSSYLDSGKLPFDINDFKRDSKDQGSAIEVIGSRSDDEGYNPNANFYKPEPISSSNNSSIPGLGGGSAEYTPNPPLFGSSSQEYVPPPPSHMYGGNGSAAGNGSQESQYAPSSMPPPPLPPSIGPAGAGDDFNSTWNMSMSWTALDTSLNSSGASSSSYANQSTPHSPPHFERKGSAGAAPIEYNEHLHTDSAALGAEDVDHRTLQLPPAFDFGAKLGLSKDKTRQLVDIDHRNLISLTGSPGGAEKEFTGGDVDYRIVPHPSEDGMMAPPGNSYAKTKVSSPHKSNASSSSESDRVDGSARYDPSDMVVDMDMSDDDIDESLREPNNTAGDGEANGDSASRPVLLETPSEFMNSWEPSNPFMGPPMPDQDQEQLQHQQQGWNQMPPMQMGGGGGPAPPPPRPPFGSPFQPFQRFPMNGPDGGMPGRGRGRGRGWNGPGPNGPFRPPFQRMPGPGFEGPGPGPRPFFPRGGGPGGPMRGRGRMRGSEAATVFIPSVYLLTFAALNHFCVWSSFCRKSELINSGPATDVLTYVSGSWGVTHSLLSHAALLLQGYPFREWADMRVWRM, via the exons ATGACGGAGACCTTCGACGAGGAGCTGTTCGAGACGCGCCTGGAGGCCCTGAAGGACACGCAGGATGGCATTCAGCAGATGTCCAACTGGTGCCTGCAGCATCGCTCCAACCACAAAAAGATCATCCAGTGCTGGCTTAATGTTTTCAAGAGAG TTCGCGTGGATCACCGCCTCGTGCTTTTCTACCTGGCCAACGATGTCATCCAGTACAGCAAGCGCAAGCGCTACGAGTTTGTCGAGTGCTGGGCCACGGCGCTCCAGAGAGCCACCACCATGGTTCG AGACGAACGCGTCAAGGACAAAATCCTGCGCATATTCAAGATCTGGGAGCAGCGAGAGATCTACAATGAGGAGTATCTAAGCGATCTGAGCGGGCTCCTCAACATAGCACCCCCCAAAAAGTCCCAGGTCGACGTGAGCGACGAGTTCCAGAACGCCACTCTGATAGCCCAGGTGCGGGAGTGCGTGGAGCTGGCGGAAGCCACTGACAAAAGCATGAAGAAGCTACCCAAGCCGCCGACCTTTGAGATTGAAGTCATCAAGCAGCAGCTGAAGGACAAGAGCCACTCGGGCGACATTGAGAAGGAGGTGGAGCGGTGTGTGGCCTTCATAAACGCCTACAACAAGAACCTGCAAAACGAAATCAAGAGCAGAAAGGCGGTCCTGGCCAGCCTCGAGGCAGCTAAGAAGTTCTACGAGCACCAAGGGAAAGAAGTGAAGGTGGTGGCAAGT GCCTACAAAAGTTTCGGGACTAGGATAAAAATAGTTAAAAGAAAGCTGGACGAGACCATACCCACGTTGGCGAGTCCCATTCCATCCCCGGACATAAACGCCCCCTCGCCGGAGCGGGATGCCGATCTCCAGTTGCCCGAAGAGAATAACTCATCATTGGGAATG AGCCTATTTGGCGGAGGCTTGAACGGCTTTTCCAGTTACCTGGACAGTGGAAAGCTGCCATTCGATATAAACGACTTCAAGCGGGACTCGAAGGACCAGGGCAGCGCCATCGAGGTAATCGGATCTCGGTCGGACGACGAGGGCTACAACCCGAATGCCAACTTCTACAAGCCGGAGCCGATCTCTAGTTCGAATAATAGCTCCATTCCTGGTCTCGGTGGAGGATCTGCGGAGTACACGCCCAATCCTCCTCTATTCGGCTCCAGCAGCCAGGAGTATGTGCCGCCACCCCCGTCCCATATGTATGGAGGAAACGGAAGCGCAGCGGGCAACGGAAGCCAGGAGAGTCAATACGCTCCTTCGTCTATGCCACCGCCACCCCTGCCGCCATCTATAGGGCCAGCGGGAGCGGGGGACGACTTCAACAGCACCTGGAACATGAGCATGTCATGGACGGCGCTAGACACAAGCTTGAACAGCAGCGGGGCCAGCTCCTCTTCGTACGCGAACCAGTCGACGCCGCATTCGCCGCCCCATTTTGAGCGGAAGGGAAGCGCAGGAGCCGCGCCCATCGAATATAACGAGCATCTGCACACGGATTCAGCAGCGctgggcgccgaggatgtgGACCATCGGACGCTGCAGCTCCCACCTGCCTTTGACTTCGGGGCCAAGCTGGGACTGAGCAAGGACAAGACCAGGCAGCTGGTGGACATTGACCACCGAAATCTTATATCCCTAACTGGTTCGCCGGGCGGAGCAGAAAAG GAGTTTACTGGTGGGGATGTTGACTATAGGATCGTACCGCATCCTAGTGAGGATGGGATGATGGCGCCGCCAGGAAATAGCTACGCCAAGACGAAGGTCAGCTCTCCCCATAAATCGAATGCCA GTTCTTCATCTGAATCGGATCGTGTGGATGGCTCTGCTAGGTATGATCCTTCAGACATGGTGGTGGACATGGACATGTCGGACGACGACATTGATGAGTCTTTGAGAG AACCAAATAACACGGCTGGAGATGGTGAGGCAAATGGCGATTCGGCGTCCCGTCCTGTCTTGCTCGAAACTCCGTCGGAGTTCATGAACTCGTGGGAGCCCAGCAATCCATTCATGGGGCCTCCCATGCCGGATCAGGACCAGGAGCAGCttcaacaccagcagcagggATGGAATCAAATGCCTCCAATGCAAATGGGCGGAGGCGGTGGTCCAGCGCCGCCTCCACCGCGCCCTCCCTTCGGATCACCCTTCCAACCTTTTCAAAGATTTCCTATGAACGGCCCGGACGGAGGAATGCCAGGACGAGGGCGAGGCAGGGGTCGAGGATGGAATGGTCCCGGCCCGAACGGCCCATTTAGGCCACCGTTTCAGCGAATGCCCGGTCCTGGATTCGAAGGCCCTGGTCCTGGGCCCCGGCCATTTTTCCCGCGAGGCGGCGGTCCCGGAGGTCCGATGCGAGGACGTGGACGAATGCGCG GATCTGAAGCGGCGACTGTGTTTATCCCGAGTGTTTACCTGTTGACGTTTGCGGCACTTAATCACTTCTGTGTTTGGAGTTCCTTTTGTCGGAAGTCGGAACTCATTAATTCTGGGCCGGCAACTGATGTTTTGACCTATGTCTCTGGTTCCTGGGGCGTGACCCACTCCCTACTTAGCCATGCCGCGCTCCTCCTTCAAGGATACCCTTTTCGGGAATGGGCTGACATGAGAGTGTGGAGAATGTAA
- the LOC108123719 gene encoding RNA-binding protein EWS isoform X2, with product MTETFDEELFETRLEALKDTQDGIQQMSNWCLQHRSNHKKIIQCWLNVFKRVRVDHRLVLFYLANDVIQYSKRKRYEFVECWATALQRATTMVRDERVKDKILRIFKIWEQREIYNEEYLSDLSGLLNIAPPKKSQVDVSDEFQNATLIAQVRECVELAEATDKSMKKLPKPPTFEIEVIKQQLKDKSHSGDIEKEVERCVAFINAYNKNLQNEIKSRKAVLASLEAAKKFYEHQGKEVKVVASAYKSFGTRIKIVKRKLDETIPTLASPIPSPDINAPSPERDADLQLPEENNSSLGMSLFGGGLNGFSSYLDSGKLPFDINDFKRDSKDQGSAIEVIGSRSDDEGYNPNANFYKPEPISSSNNSSIPGLGGGSAEYTPNPPLFGSSSQEYVPPPPSHMYGGNGSAAGNGSQESQYAPSSMPPPPLPPSIGPAGAGDDFNSTWNMSMSWTALDTSLNSSGASSSSYANQSTPHSPPHFERKGSAGAAPIEYNEHLHTDSAALGAEDVDHRTLQLPPAFDFGAKLGLSKDKTRQLVDIDHRNLISLTGSPGGAEKEFTGGDVDYRIVPHPSEDGMMAPPGNSYAKTKVSSPHKSNASSSSESDRVDGSARYDPSDMVVDMDMSDDDIDESLREPNNTAGDGEANGDSASRPVLLETPSEFMNSWEPSNPFMGPPMPDQDQEQLQHQQQGWNQMPPMQMGGGGGPAPPPPRPPFGSPFQPFQRFPMNGPDGGMPGRGRGRGRGWNGPGPNGPFRPPFQRMPGPGFEGPGPGPRPFFPRGGGPGGPMRGRGRMRGKAWMM from the exons ATGACGGAGACCTTCGACGAGGAGCTGTTCGAGACGCGCCTGGAGGCCCTGAAGGACACGCAGGATGGCATTCAGCAGATGTCCAACTGGTGCCTGCAGCATCGCTCCAACCACAAAAAGATCATCCAGTGCTGGCTTAATGTTTTCAAGAGAG TTCGCGTGGATCACCGCCTCGTGCTTTTCTACCTGGCCAACGATGTCATCCAGTACAGCAAGCGCAAGCGCTACGAGTTTGTCGAGTGCTGGGCCACGGCGCTCCAGAGAGCCACCACCATGGTTCG AGACGAACGCGTCAAGGACAAAATCCTGCGCATATTCAAGATCTGGGAGCAGCGAGAGATCTACAATGAGGAGTATCTAAGCGATCTGAGCGGGCTCCTCAACATAGCACCCCCCAAAAAGTCCCAGGTCGACGTGAGCGACGAGTTCCAGAACGCCACTCTGATAGCCCAGGTGCGGGAGTGCGTGGAGCTGGCGGAAGCCACTGACAAAAGCATGAAGAAGCTACCCAAGCCGCCGACCTTTGAGATTGAAGTCATCAAGCAGCAGCTGAAGGACAAGAGCCACTCGGGCGACATTGAGAAGGAGGTGGAGCGGTGTGTGGCCTTCATAAACGCCTACAACAAGAACCTGCAAAACGAAATCAAGAGCAGAAAGGCGGTCCTGGCCAGCCTCGAGGCAGCTAAGAAGTTCTACGAGCACCAAGGGAAAGAAGTGAAGGTGGTGGCAAGT GCCTACAAAAGTTTCGGGACTAGGATAAAAATAGTTAAAAGAAAGCTGGACGAGACCATACCCACGTTGGCGAGTCCCATTCCATCCCCGGACATAAACGCCCCCTCGCCGGAGCGGGATGCCGATCTCCAGTTGCCCGAAGAGAATAACTCATCATTGGGAATG AGCCTATTTGGCGGAGGCTTGAACGGCTTTTCCAGTTACCTGGACAGTGGAAAGCTGCCATTCGATATAAACGACTTCAAGCGGGACTCGAAGGACCAGGGCAGCGCCATCGAGGTAATCGGATCTCGGTCGGACGACGAGGGCTACAACCCGAATGCCAACTTCTACAAGCCGGAGCCGATCTCTAGTTCGAATAATAGCTCCATTCCTGGTCTCGGTGGAGGATCTGCGGAGTACACGCCCAATCCTCCTCTATTCGGCTCCAGCAGCCAGGAGTATGTGCCGCCACCCCCGTCCCATATGTATGGAGGAAACGGAAGCGCAGCGGGCAACGGAAGCCAGGAGAGTCAATACGCTCCTTCGTCTATGCCACCGCCACCCCTGCCGCCATCTATAGGGCCAGCGGGAGCGGGGGACGACTTCAACAGCACCTGGAACATGAGCATGTCATGGACGGCGCTAGACACAAGCTTGAACAGCAGCGGGGCCAGCTCCTCTTCGTACGCGAACCAGTCGACGCCGCATTCGCCGCCCCATTTTGAGCGGAAGGGAAGCGCAGGAGCCGCGCCCATCGAATATAACGAGCATCTGCACACGGATTCAGCAGCGctgggcgccgaggatgtgGACCATCGGACGCTGCAGCTCCCACCTGCCTTTGACTTCGGGGCCAAGCTGGGACTGAGCAAGGACAAGACCAGGCAGCTGGTGGACATTGACCACCGAAATCTTATATCCCTAACTGGTTCGCCGGGCGGAGCAGAAAAG GAGTTTACTGGTGGGGATGTTGACTATAGGATCGTACCGCATCCTAGTGAGGATGGGATGATGGCGCCGCCAGGAAATAGCTACGCCAAGACGAAGGTCAGCTCTCCCCATAAATCGAATGCCA GTTCTTCATCTGAATCGGATCGTGTGGATGGCTCTGCTAGGTATGATCCTTCAGACATGGTGGTGGACATGGACATGTCGGACGACGACATTGATGAGTCTTTGAGAG AACCAAATAACACGGCTGGAGATGGTGAGGCAAATGGCGATTCGGCGTCCCGTCCTGTCTTGCTCGAAACTCCGTCGGAGTTCATGAACTCGTGGGAGCCCAGCAATCCATTCATGGGGCCTCCCATGCCGGATCAGGACCAGGAGCAGCttcaacaccagcagcagggATGGAATCAAATGCCTCCAATGCAAATGGGCGGAGGCGGTGGTCCAGCGCCGCCTCCACCGCGCCCTCCCTTCGGATCACCCTTCCAACCTTTTCAAAGATTTCCTATGAACGGCCCGGACGGAGGAATGCCAGGACGAGGGCGAGGCAGGGGTCGAGGATGGAATGGTCCCGGCCCGAACGGCCCATTTAGGCCACCGTTTCAGCGAATGCCCGGTCCTGGATTCGAAGGCCCTGGTCCTGGGCCCCGGCCATTTTTCCCGCGAGGCGGCGGTCCCGGAGGTCCGATGCGAGGACGTGGACGAATGCGCGGTAAAGCTTGGATGATGTAA